The Microbacterium amylolyticum genome includes the window GAGAGACGATGGCAGTGACGATGGTGCTCTCGGGATCGCACATCGTCGTCTTCCAGCTGCTGACATCCGCGAACCCGACAACGATCCCCGCAAACATCGCCCTTTCTTTCCCGGAGTCGCACGACGAGGGCATCAACACGCTCATCGCGACGGGTCTGGTCTTGTTTATCGTGACCTTCGCGGTCAACGCCGTTGCGCGCTGGATTGTGAACCGCCGTGCCGAGTTCTCGGGAGCGAACTGATATGACTACTGCCACGTCCGCTCCCCCACACCAGATGGCAGCCGGGCATCTCCCCCGGTGGGCGCCCTGGGCGCTTCTCGGAGCGTGTTTCGCGATCTCCGGAGCCGTGTTCACCTTCGCCAACGCCGGCTCTGACCTCGCCGAGCTGAACGTCGCTGGGCTCCTGTTCATCGGCATGGTCTTGTATGTCGTCGCGATTTTCGTGATCTCAACGCTCGCGGAGAGTCGTCGCCACGCAATAGACCGGCTGATGACCGCTCTTGTCGCGACCGCCTTCGTCATCGCCTGCCTCCCGCTGGCCTCGGTCGTGTGGACTGTTGTTATCAACGGCATTGGCCGCTTCGACGCGGAGTTCTTCACGTACACGATGCGCAATGTCCTCGGCGAGGGCGGCGGTGCGGTTCACGCAATCTGGGGCACCGTGATCATCACGCTGCTCGCCACCGTGATCTCCGTTCCTGTCGGGCTGATGACCTCGATCTACCTCGTCGAATACGGCGAGGGGCGCAAGCTTGCCCGTGCAATCACGTTCTTCGTCGATGTCATGACGGGAATTCCCTCGATCGTCGCGGGTCTGTTTATCTACGCCGCGTTCGCACTCATCCTCGGCCCCGGCATCCGGATGGGAATCATGGGCGCCCTCGCGCTGAGCGTGCTGATGATCCCGGTCGTTGTGCGCGGCTCGGAAGAAATGCTGCGGATCGTGCCGAACGAGCTCCGTGAGGCGTCCTACGCTCTCGGCGTGCCGAAGTGGTTGACGATTGTGAAAATCGTGCTCCCCACCTCGATCGCCGGGATTATGACGTCGGTGATGCTCGCCATCGCCCGGGTGATTGGCGAGACCGCTCCGCTGCTTCTCACGGCCGGCTTCACGCACAGCTTGCAGACGAATCCCATCGAAATGGACAACGGCAACATGATGACGCTGCCGGTCTTCGTCTACAACCAATACATTATGCCCGGAACGGACTTCGCGGCCGCCCACGGGCGCGCATGGGCCGCGGCCCTCACGCTGATTCTCATCGTGATGGCGCTCAACCTTGTCGCACGCCTCGTCGCGAAGTTCTTCGCCCCCAAAATGACCGGCCGTTGAGCGCCGTTACCGTTTCCGAGACCCGAACAGAAGGATTCTCTCAGGTGTCCAAGAGCATCGAAGTCAACGACCTCAACGTCTACTACGGCGATTTCCTCGCCGTCGAGGGTGTCAGCATCGACATTCAGCCGGGAACCGTGACGGCCTTCATCGGCCCGTCAGGGTGTGGCAAGTCCACGTTCCTGCGCACCCTCAACCGCATGCACGAGGTCATTCCGGGCGCACGCGTCGAGGGTGAAGTCCTCATCGATGGGCGCAACCTGTACGGCCCGGGCATCGACCCGGTGCTCGTCCGCCGGCAGGTCGGGATGGTGTTCCAGCGTCCGAACCCGTTCCCAACGATGTCGATCCGCGACAACGTGCTTGCCGGTGTGAAGCTCAACAACCGCCGCATGGCGAAATCAGACCAGGATGCGCTCGTCGAGCGGTCCCTGCGCGGAGCAAACCTGTGG containing:
- the pstA gene encoding phosphate ABC transporter permease PstA is translated as MTTATSAPPHQMAAGHLPRWAPWALLGACFAISGAVFTFANAGSDLAELNVAGLLFIGMVLYVVAIFVISTLAESRRHAIDRLMTALVATAFVIACLPLASVVWTVVINGIGRFDAEFFTYTMRNVLGEGGGAVHAIWGTVIITLLATVISVPVGLMTSIYLVEYGEGRKLARAITFFVDVMTGIPSIVAGLFIYAAFALILGPGIRMGIMGALALSVLMIPVVVRGSEEMLRIVPNELREASYALGVPKWLTIVKIVLPTSIAGIMTSVMLAIARVIGETAPLLLTAGFTHSLQTNPIEMDNGNMMTLPVFVYNQYIMPGTDFAAAHGRAWAAALTLILIVMALNLVARLVAKFFAPKMTGR
- the pstB gene encoding phosphate ABC transporter ATP-binding protein PstB is translated as MSKSIEVNDLNVYYGDFLAVEGVSIDIQPGTVTAFIGPSGCGKSTFLRTLNRMHEVIPGARVEGEVLIDGRNLYGPGIDPVLVRRQVGMVFQRPNPFPTMSIRDNVLAGVKLNNRRMAKSDQDALVERSLRGANLWNEVKDRLEKPGSGLSGGQQQRLCIARAIAVSPDVILMDEPCSALDPISTFAIEELIAEIKNDYTVVIVTHNMQQASRVSDKTAFFNIAGTGKPGKLIEFDDTNKIFTTPAMKATEDYVSGRFG